From Echeneis naucrates chromosome 7, fEcheNa1.1, whole genome shotgun sequence, one genomic window encodes:
- the LOC115046240 gene encoding dihydropyridine-sensitive L-type skeletal muscle calcium channel subunit alpha-1-like gives MAANAEAAKPVIMNEEELKRKQREKLKKLQATGGNPRPARSLFLFTLGNPFRKACINIVEWKTFEIIILLTIFANCVALAVFLPMPEEDSNNTNANLESLEYIFLVIFTLECFLKIVAYGLFFHEGAYLRNCWNILDFVIVFMGLVTFVMDTVHKISGVPVEKGGGFDMKALRAFRVLRPLRLVSGVPSLQVVMNSILKAMLPLLHIALLVFLLVTIYAIMGLELFKCKMHKTCYYTGTNIYATAEGEMPAPCAQAGNGRRCIINGSECRPGWEGPNNGITHFDNIGFAMLTVYQCITMEGWTKVLYWINDAMGNEWPWVYFVPLILVGSFFVLNLVLGVLSGEFTKEREKARSRGEFQKLRERQQLDEDLHGYMEWITHAEVLDADREGKGLLPLTSGDSDTDSLFDLEGKSRIIYYYRLARRWNRFFRMKCLVYVKKKSFYWLVMFLVFLNTLTIATEHHHQPDSLTSLQDVASRVLLVLFVIEMFVKMYALGPRAYFMSLFNRFDFFVVLCGILEMIMLSAGAVAPLGFSVLRCIRLLRVLKVTKYWTSLSNLVASLLNSVRSIASLLLLLFLFIVIFSLLGMQVFGGKFNFPDYRPQRSNFDNFPQALISVFQILTGEDWTSIMNNGIMAHGGPVIPGILVSIYFIILFVCGNYILLNVFLAIAVDNLAEAESLTSAQKEKAEEKLRKKLLRSKMPEKTDEERERIAKKLAEQRAKIEGMPTTAKLKIDEFESNVNEVKDPFPPADFPGDDEEEEPEIPISPRPRPMADLQLKEEAVPLPEASSFFIFGPQNKFRKLCYKIINASSFTNMILLFILLSSISLAAEDPIDPKSYRNQILAYADIVFTTVFTIEIVLKMTVYGAFMHEGSFCRNSFNILDLIVVGVSLLSMGMESSAISVVKILRVLRVLRPLRAINRAKGLKHVVQCVFVAIKTIGNIVLVTMLLNFMFACIGVQLFKGKFYSCTDPSKMTAEECQGFFVKHMENSLTDKVLAKREWLNSDFNFDNVFYGMLALFTVSTFEGWPKLLYRAIDSDEEDMGPVFNNRVDVSIFFIIYIILIAFFMMNIFVGFVIVTFQEQGEEEYKNCELDKNQRQCVQYALKARPLRCYIPKNPYQYRVWYIVTSSYFEYLMFFLIMLNTLCLGMQHCNQSDHVTKLSDTLNLIFTVLFTVEMILKLMAFKARGYFGDPWNVFDFVIVIGSVVDVILSEVDTALASSGGLYCLHGCAETNPMQAIAASENASVSITFFRLFRVMRLVKLLNRSEGIRNLLWTFIKSFQALPHVALLIVMLFFIYAVIGMQIFGKIALVDGTQINRNNNFQTFPQAVLMLFRCATGEAWQEVMMASMYGKKCDPKSDFLPGEEYTCGSNFAVFYFLSFYCLCAFLILNLFVAVIMDNFDYLTRDWSLLGPHHLDEFKKIWAEYDPEATGRIKHLDVVTLLRRIQPPLGFGKFCPHRAACKRLVGMNMPLNSDGTVTFNATLFALVRTALKIKTEGNFEQANEELRAIIKQIWKRTSMKLLDQVIPPIGDDEVTVGKFYATFLLQDHFRKFLKCQEEYYGYRPSKKSASGPEIQAGLRSIDEEAAPEMHRAISGDLQNEDEIDRAMEEAGEERIYQRTHGLFGDRVDSFSTEPTNAPSPPVINQRPLKFSESQSPPNSAALVPTTEFFPTTTPKTTNNTNNNAFAEFSFDREGSPEEFYNPCDDAEPGNRHSWSFIVKTDKTQFPYDPNYDSQSSHTAADQLVQEALVESGLASLAKDADFVSATRKEMADAMSMPMVQMEGMAQGILDERSSSVKPVKKRRPIPVPTSGPSVAAQETEQPDPAVRRKRRPIPVIPSVPGGSKV, from the exons GAAAGTTTGGAGTACATCTTCCTAGTAATCTTCACATTAGAGTGCTTTCTGAAGATAGTTGCGTATGGGCTTTTTTTCCACGAAGGCGCCTATTTACGGAACTGTTGGAACATATTGGACTTTGTCATCGTCTTCATGGG TCTTGTCACCTTTGTTATGGATACGGTCCATAAGATATCTGGTGTACCAGTGGAGAAGGGTGGGGGCTTTGACATGAAGGCACTGAGAGCCTTCAGGGTGCTACGACCCCTTCGTCTCGTCTCTGGAGTCCCCA GCTTGCAGGTGGTGATGAACTCCATCCTTAAGGCCATGCTGCCTCTCTTGCATATTGCTCTGCTGGTCTTTTTACTGGTCACCATTTATGCCATCATGGGACTGGAGCTCTTTAAGTGCAAAATGCACAAGACCTGCTATTACACTGGCACGA ATATCTATGCCACCGCAGAGGGTGAGATGCCTGCTCCTTGTGCTCAGGCTGGTAACGGACGCCGCTGCATCATCAATGGTTCTGAGTGTAGACCAGGCTGGGAAGGTCCCAACAATGGCATTACCCACTTTGATAATATTGGCTTTGCCATGCTGACTGTCTATCAGTGTATCACCATGGAGGGATGGACGAAAGTGCTCTACTGG ATTAATGATGCCATGGGAAACGAATGGCCCTGGGTCTACTTTGTCCCTCTCATTCTGGTTGGCTCTTTCTTTGTCCTCAATCTGGTTCTGGGTGTTCTAAGCGG AGAGTTTaccaaggagagagagaaggctcGGTCACGTGGAGAGTTTCAGAAGTTGCGAGAGCGCCAGCAGCTGGATGAAGATCTCCATGGCTACATGGAGTGGATCACTCACGCTGAGGTCCTGGACGCTGACCGAGAGGGAAAAG GGTTGCTGCCTTTGACCAGTGGAGAttctgacacagacagcctgTTTGACCTGGAGGGCAAGAGTCGTATCATCTACTACTA ccGTCTGGCCCGTCGCTGGAATCGTTTCTTCAGGATGAAGTGCCTGGTGTACGTCAAGAAGAAGAGCTTTTACTGGTTGGTGATGTTCCTGGTTTTTCTCAACACGCTGACCATAGCAACAGagcaccaccaccagcctgactCGCTCACTTCCTTACAAG ATGTTGCCAGTCGTGTACTGCTGGTGCTGTTTGttattgaaatgtttgtgaAGATGTACGCTCTGGGACCCAGAGCATATTTCATGTCCTTGTTTAACCGTTTCGACTTCTTCGTGGTCCTGTGTGGCATCCTGGAGATGATCATGCTGTCTGCAGGAGCAGTGGCTCCTCTGGGTTTCTCTGTGCTCAGGTGTATTCGGCTGCTGAGGGTCCTCAAAGTAACAAA GTACTGGACCTCCCTCAGTAATCTTGTGGCGTCCCTCCTCAACTCTGTCCGCTCCATCGCCTCCCtactcctgctcctcttcctcttcattgtCATCTTCTCGCTCCTTGGCATGCAGGTCTTCGGGGGGAAATTTAACTTTCCAGACTACAGACCCCAACGGAGTAACTTTGACAACTTCCCTCAGGCCCTCATCAGTGTATTTCAG ATCTTAACAGGAGAGGATTGGACCAGCATCATGAATAATGGCATTATGGCCCATGGAGGGCCTGTTATCCCTGGGATCCTTGTATCCATCTACTTTATCATCCTTTTTGTCTGTGGAAACT ACATCCTCCTCAATGTCTTCTTGGCCATCGCTGTTGACAACTTGGCTGAGGCTGAGAGTCTGACTTCAgctcagaaagaaaaagcagaagaaaagttGAGAAAGAAGCTGCTAAG GTCCAAAATGCCTGAAAAGACTGacgaggagagggagaggattgCTAAGAAACTGGCAGAGCAGAGGGCTAAAATAGAGGGCATGCCCACCACAGCCAAG ctcaAAATTGATGAGTTTGAGTCCAATGTCAATGAAGTGAAGGATCCATTCCCACCTGCGGACTTCCCAG GTGATGACGAGGAGGAAGAGCCTGAAATCCCCATCAGCCCTCGGCCAAGACCAATGGCCGATCTGCAGCTGAAGGAAGAAGCGGTTCCATTGCCCGAAGCCAGCTCCTTTTTTATCTTTGGCCCCCAGAACAA GTTCCGAAAGCTGTGTTACAAGATCATCAATGCTTCATCCTTCACCAACATGATCCTTCTGTTCATcctgctctcctccatctcactggCAGCTGAGGATCCCATCGATCCCAAGTCGTACAGAAATCAG ATCTTGGCCTATGCTGACATTGTTTTCACAACTGTGTTCACTATTGAGATTGTACTAAag ATGACCGTGTATGGAGCTTTCATGCATGAAGGCTCTTTCTGCCGTAACTCCTTCAACATCCTGGACCTGATTGTTGTTGGAGTCTCCCTGTTGTCTATGGGAATGGA ATCGAGTGCCATCTCTGTGGTGAAGATTCTTAGGGTTTTGAGGGTGCTTAGGCCTCTTAGGGCCATCAACAGAGCAAAAGGGTTAAAG CATGttgtccagtgtgtgtttgtggccatCAAAACCATCGGAAACATTGTCCTGGTCACCATGCTGCTGAATTTTATGTTTGCCTGCATCGGAGTGCAACTCTTTAAG GGTAAATTCTATAGCTGCACAGATCCGTCCAAAATGACCGCGGAGGAGTGCCA GGGATTCTTTGTGAAACACATGGAGAATTCCCTTACAGACAAAGTGTTGGCTAAGAGAGAATGGCTCAACAGTGACTTCAACTTCGACAATGTGTTCTACGGCATGCTGGCTCTCTTCACTGTTTCCACATTTGAAGGCTGGCCAAA ACTTTTATACAGAGCCATTGATTCAGATGAAGAAGATATGGGTCCTGTCTTTAACAACCGAGTGGACGTGTCCATCTTCTTTATCATCTACATAATCCTCATTGCCTTCTTCATGATGAACATCTTTGTGGGCTTTGTCATTGTGACCTTCCAGGAGCAGGGTGAAGAGGAGTATAAGAACTGTGAGCTGGACAAGAACCAG CGTCAGTGTGTGCAGTATGCCTTGAAGGCTCGTCCTCTGAGATGCTACATTCCCAAAAACCCCTACCAGTACAGGGTCTGGTATATTGTCACCTCCTCCTACTTTGAGTATCTCATGTTCTTCCTGATTATGCTCAACACCCTTTGTCTAGGGATGCAG CACTGTAACCAATCAGACCATGTGACTAAGCTGTCGGACACTCTGAATTTGATCTTCACTGTGCTCTTTACTGTGGAGATGATTCTCAAGCTCATGGCCTTCAAAGCAAGG GGCTACTTTGGAGATCCCTGGAATGTCTTTGATTTCGTTATTGTTATCGGCAGCGTTGTTGATGTCATCCTGAGCGAAGTTGAT ACTGCCCTGGCCTCCAGTGGAGGGCTGTACTGTCTTCATGGCTGTGCT GAGACAAATCCAATGCAAGCAATTGCA GCATCTGAAAACGCCTCCGTTTCTATCACGTTCTTCCGACTCTTCCGTGTCATGCGCTTGGTCAAACTTCTGAACCGTTCAGAGGGCATCCGGAACCTGTTGTGGACCTTCATCAAGTCCTTCCAG gctCTCCCTCATGTAGCTCTGCTCATTGTCATGCTCTTCTTTATCTACGCTGTTATTGGGATGCAG ATCTTTGGAAAGATAGCCTTAGTGGACGGGACTCAAATCAACCGCAACAACAACTTCCAGACGTTCCCTCAGGCTGTTCTGATGTTATTCAG ATGTGCTACTGGGGAGGCTTGGCAGGAAGTCATGATGGCTTCGATGTACGGGAAGAAGTGTGATCCCAAGTCTGACTTCCTGCCAGGAGAGGAGTATACCTGTGGTTCCAACTTCGCTGTCTTCTACTTCCTGAGCTTCTACTGTCTCTGCGCCTTCCTG ATCCTCAACCTGTTTGTAGCCGTCATTATGGACAACTTTGACTATCTGACTCGTGATTGGTCTCTTCTTGGTCCTCATCATTTGGATGAGTTTAAGAAGATTTGGGCTGAATATGACCCTGAGGCCAC CGGTAGAATTAAACATCTGGATGTGGTGACGCTGCTGCGACGCATTCAGCCTCCTCTGGGCTTCGGCAAGTTCTGTCCTCATCGCGCTGCGTGTAAG CGGTTGGTTGGTATGAACATGCCTCTCAACAGTGATGGCACCGTCACCTTCAACGCCACCCTCTTCGCTCTGGTCAGAACGGCTCTCAAGATCAAAACAGAAG GTAACTTTGAGCAGGCCAATGAAGAGCTGAGGGCCATTATAAAGCAGATCTGGAAGCGAACAAGTATGAAGCTGCTGGATCAGGTCATCCCCCCAATAGGAG ATGATGAGGTGACTGTCGGGAAATTTTATGCCACCTTCCTGCTCCAGGACCATTTCCGCAAATTCTTGAAGTGTCAGGAGGAGTATTATGGCTACCGGCCTTCAAAGAAGAGCGCTTCAGGTCCAGAGATTCAG GCAGGTCTGAGGAGCATAGATGAGGAGGCCGCTCCAGAGATGCACAGGGCCATTTCAGGAGACCTGCAGAATGAGGATGAGATAGACAGAGCgatggaggaagctggagaggaGAGAATTTACCAG CGTACTCACGGCCTGTTTGGCGACCGTGTGGACTCATTCTCCACGGAGCCCACCAACGCTCCGTCCCCACCTGTGATCAACCAGCGGCCTCTTAAGTTCTCTGAAAGCCAGTCTCCACCAAACTCTGCTGCCTTGGTGCCCACCACCGAATTTTTCCCCACAACTACACCAAAGACCACTAACAACACTAACAACAACGCCTTTGCAGA attttcttttgacAGAGAGGGCAGTCCAGAGGAGTTTTACAATCCTTGTGATGATGCAGAGCCAG GCAACAGGCACTCCTGGAGCTTCAttgtgaaaacagacaaaacacag TTTCCTTATGATCCAAACTATGACAGTCAGAGTTCCCACACTGCCGCTGACCAGCTTGTCCAGGAG GCTCTCGTGGAGAGTGGCCTGGCCTCTCTGGCCAAAGACGCTGACTTTGTTTCTGCAACCAGAAAGGAGATGGCCGATGCCATGAGTATGCCCATGGTTCAGATGGAGGGCATGGCTCAGGGCATTCTCGACGAACGCTCCAGCAGCGTCAAGCCCGTCAAGAAGAGGCGTCCCATCCCTGTCCCTACTTCTGGCCCGTCTGTGGCGGcacaggaaacagagcagccagATCCTGCCGTGAGGAGAAAGAGACGTCCCATCCCCGTGATCCCCTCTGTACCGGGGGGCTCCAAAGTTTAG